The Pirellulimonas nuda genome includes a region encoding these proteins:
- a CDS encoding bile acid:sodium symporter, whose translation MGAPYLLGTLRRQWFLITLAILLLGAFLAPARLAPITEQTPTGWVVAAVMLLTALGVNLRAAASHRGTWVAALLAIAVSTLAAPPLGWLSGRVLPRELAIGMIVAASVPCTLASAAVWTRRGGGNEAAALLVSIATNLLCFLVLPFWTTLLAGAAAEANFAALAWKLLGWVVAPIVVSQAARCVPAVSRWCDRRRTTLGMAAQCGVLFMVLVGAVEASLKTRSVGGSVRPADWLLMILMVAAVHIALAVLGWFAAGWAGLARGDRLATAIAGSQKTLAVGVLVALPYGGLAVLPMIAYHVFQLVIDTVWVDRERRRA comes from the coding sequence GTGGGCGCCCCCTACCTGCTGGGAACCCTGCGGCGGCAATGGTTTCTGATAACACTGGCCATCCTCTTGCTGGGGGCCTTTCTTGCGCCCGCTCGGCTGGCGCCCATCACAGAGCAGACCCCGACGGGTTGGGTCGTCGCGGCGGTGATGCTGCTGACCGCGCTCGGGGTGAACCTGCGAGCCGCGGCGTCGCACCGCGGCACTTGGGTCGCGGCGCTGCTGGCCATCGCGGTGAGCACGCTGGCGGCGCCCCCGCTCGGGTGGCTCTCGGGTCGCGTGCTGCCGCGTGAGCTGGCGATCGGGATGATCGTGGCCGCCAGCGTCCCATGCACGCTCGCTTCCGCGGCGGTGTGGACGCGCCGGGGCGGGGGGAACGAGGCGGCCGCCCTGCTGGTGAGCATCGCGACCAATCTGCTCTGCTTCCTGGTGCTGCCGTTCTGGACCACGCTGCTAGCCGGCGCGGCGGCCGAGGCCAACTTCGCCGCGCTGGCTTGGAAGCTGCTCGGATGGGTTGTGGCGCCCATCGTTGTGTCCCAGGCCGCCCGCTGCGTCCCCGCCGTGTCCCGTTGGTGCGATCGCCGGCGCACGACGCTCGGCATGGCGGCCCAATGCGGCGTGCTGTTCATGGTGCTGGTGGGGGCGGTCGAGGCCTCGCTGAAGACGAGAAGCGTAGGAGGGTCCGTCAGGCCGGCCGATTGGTTGCTGATGATCCTGATGGTGGCGGCGGTTCATATCGCCCTGGCGGTTCTGGGCTGGTTTGCCGCGGGCTGGGCCGGGCTCGCCCGCGGAGACAGGCTCGCCACGGCCATTGCGGGGAGCCAGAAAACGCTGGCCGTGGGGGTGCTGGTCGCGCTCCCGTACGGGGGCCTGGCGGTGCTTCCGATGATCGCCTACCACGTTTTTCAGCTAGTGATCGACACGGTTTGGGTCGATCGAGAGCGTCGCCGGGCGTAG
- the rpmE gene encoding 50S ribosomal protein L31 yields the protein MQDAIHPKYYDTDVHCGCGNRFTVRSTRKELKLDICNACHPFYTGKLKFVDTAGRIDKFKKKFSAAGYASLGKKK from the coding sequence ATGCAAGACGCCATCCACCCGAAGTACTACGACACCGACGTCCACTGCGGCTGCGGCAACCGCTTCACCGTCCGCAGCACGCGGAAAGAGCTGAAGCTCGACATCTGTAACGCCTGCCACCCGTTCTATACCGGCAAGCTGAAGTTCGTCGACACGGCCGGGCGGATCGACAAGTTCAAGAAGAAGTTTTCCGCCGCGGGCTATGCCAGCCTGGGGAAAAAGAAGTAA
- the prfA gene encoding peptide chain release factor 1 has product MRELLESKLKRFDELERLRVDPDVLSDGDRISAVAREHGSLSKLAGKYRRFKDLHKQIKDAREMIAGRDADLRELAEAELPELLEQRESLWDELLGMTIGGEDANRDRCIMEIRAGAGGDEAALFARDIYEMYKRHAEQKRWKIEVLDHSATELGGFKDISLALTGEGVYRELAYESGGHRVQRVPDTETQGRVHTSAATVAVMAEPEDVEIDLKPEDYRLDKFCASGPGGQHVNKTESAVRLTHLETGIVVQCQDEKSQHKNLAKALRVLKSRLYDHLQQLESDKRASERKTLIGSGDRSQRIRTYNFPQNRLTDHRIGLTLHKLDQIIAGDLQPVTDALVEYDRQQLRDAMGGLD; this is encoded by the coding sequence ATGCGCGAACTGCTGGAATCAAAGCTCAAACGGTTCGACGAGCTCGAACGGCTGCGCGTCGACCCCGATGTGTTGAGCGACGGGGATCGCATCTCAGCGGTGGCCCGCGAGCACGGTTCGCTCTCGAAGCTCGCCGGCAAGTACCGCCGGTTCAAGGACCTGCACAAGCAGATTAAAGACGCCCGCGAGATGATCGCCGGCCGCGACGCGGACCTGCGCGAGCTGGCCGAGGCGGAGCTCCCCGAGCTGCTTGAGCAACGCGAGTCGTTGTGGGACGAGCTGCTGGGGATGACCATTGGCGGCGAAGACGCCAACCGCGACCGCTGCATCATGGAGATCCGCGCGGGCGCCGGCGGCGACGAAGCGGCGCTCTTCGCCCGCGATATCTACGAGATGTACAAGCGGCACGCGGAGCAGAAGCGCTGGAAGATCGAAGTGCTCGATCACAGCGCCACGGAGCTGGGCGGGTTCAAAGACATCTCGCTCGCCCTCACCGGCGAGGGGGTGTACCGGGAGCTCGCCTACGAATCGGGCGGGCACCGCGTGCAGCGCGTGCCAGACACCGAAACCCAAGGACGCGTCCACACCTCGGCCGCCACGGTGGCCGTGATGGCGGAGCCCGAGGACGTCGAGATCGACCTCAAACCAGAGGACTACCGGCTCGACAAGTTCTGCGCCAGCGGCCCCGGCGGTCAGCACGTCAACAAGACCGAGTCGGCGGTGCGGCTCACCCATCTCGAGACCGGCATCGTTGTGCAATGCCAGGACGAGAAGAGCCAACACAAGAACCTGGCCAAGGCGTTGCGGGTGCTCAAGAGCCGGCTCTACGATCACCTGCAGCAGCTCGAGTCAGACAAGCGCGCCAGCGAACGCAAGACGCTGATCGGATCGGGCGACCGGAGTCAGCGGATCCGCACCTATAACTTCCCGCAGAATCGGTTGACCGACCACCGTATCGGGCTCACCCTGCACAAGCTCGACCAGATCATTGCGGGCGACCTCCAGCCGGTCACGGACGCGCTGGTGGAGTACGATCGCCAACAGCTGCGCGACGCGATGGGCGGGCTAGACTGA
- the prmC gene encoding peptide chain release factor N(5)-glutamine methyltransferase: MSQDETWTIGRLLNWTKDFLQERGAESPRLDAEVLLAHARGCKRIELYTAFEEEAPQELRDAFRELVRRRASGTPVAYLVKMREFYSLEFEVTPDVLIPRPETELIVVGVTDHAKATGRSAEPLTIVDVGTGSGVLAVCLTKHLKDARVTALDISPQALAVAKRNAARHGVADRIAFVESDLFAAAPSDARFDYVVSNPPYITTAEMAGLPNHVLNHEPRLALDGGADGTSVIERLLPQAAARLKPGGRLFMEISPMLADRVDALVRRTPGLEPEAMILDLERRPRIATARKTVEQA, translated from the coding sequence ATGTCCCAAGACGAAACTTGGACGATCGGCCGGCTGCTGAACTGGACGAAGGACTTCCTTCAAGAACGGGGCGCCGAGAGCCCCCGCCTCGACGCCGAGGTGCTGCTCGCCCACGCACGCGGTTGCAAGCGGATCGAGCTCTACACGGCGTTTGAGGAAGAGGCCCCGCAGGAGCTCCGCGACGCCTTCCGCGAGCTGGTCCGCCGCCGCGCCTCGGGGACGCCGGTCGCCTACCTCGTGAAGATGCGTGAGTTCTACTCGCTGGAGTTCGAGGTCACCCCCGACGTGCTGATCCCCCGTCCCGAGACGGAGCTGATCGTGGTCGGCGTAACAGACCACGCCAAAGCGACGGGGCGTTCCGCCGAGCCGCTGACGATCGTCGACGTTGGGACGGGCAGCGGCGTCCTGGCGGTCTGTCTGACCAAGCACTTGAAGGACGCGCGGGTAACGGCGCTCGACATCAGTCCGCAGGCGCTCGCTGTAGCGAAACGCAACGCCGCGCGGCACGGCGTGGCAGACAGGATCGCGTTCGTCGAGAGCGACCTCTTCGCCGCGGCGCCGTCAGACGCCCGGTTCGACTACGTCGTTTCGAACCCCCCGTACATCACGACGGCCGAGATGGCCGGCCTGCCCAATCACGTCCTCAACCACGAGCCAAGGTTGGCGCTCGACGGCGGGGCGGACGGAACCTCGGTCATCGAGCGCTTGCTGCCCCAGGCGGCTGCGCGGCTCAAACCGGGCGGCAGGCTCTTCATGGAGATCAGCCCCATGCTGGCCGATCGAGTCGATGCACTAGTACGGCGGACCCCCGGGCTTGAGCCCGAGGCGATGATTCTGGACCTCGAGCGCCGGCCGCGGATCGCGACCGCTCGAAAAACCGTGGAGCAGGCATGA
- a CDS encoding DUF4261 domain-containing protein has product MSSNAPWISLVALADQEVPSPDDVAQCMADAFPDASPLAVSGSTPRAATFDWGPATVNYTLVDRPIPWSQIEGPCATAWYWPEAEAVMRRHAAHLFVTLLSEKRDPIDRSMRLTQLVTAVSEAAGADGIVWGPSSLVHEPAAFRKLATTMSREDLPLHLWVDFRVSELDDGAFALFTTGMEALGSRELEVNRFVGEPHVLAGYAYNIAHYLLEKTPQLKEGEAIGLPDGAQASIRFEPSLVDESLEAIRLDFDG; this is encoded by the coding sequence ATGAGCTCTAACGCCCCTTGGATCTCCTTGGTTGCTTTGGCGGATCAAGAGGTCCCGTCTCCCGACGACGTAGCGCAGTGCATGGCGGACGCGTTCCCCGACGCGTCGCCCCTTGCCGTGAGCGGGTCGACGCCCCGCGCCGCGACGTTCGACTGGGGCCCGGCGACCGTCAATTACACGCTCGTCGATCGGCCGATCCCTTGGTCGCAGATCGAAGGGCCGTGCGCCACGGCTTGGTACTGGCCGGAGGCCGAAGCGGTCATGCGCCGCCACGCGGCTCACCTGTTCGTCACGCTGCTCAGCGAGAAGCGGGACCCGATCGATCGCTCCATGCGGCTCACCCAGCTCGTGACCGCCGTGAGCGAAGCGGCGGGGGCGGACGGGATCGTATGGGGCCCCAGCTCGCTCGTCCACGAGCCGGCCGCGTTTCGGAAGTTGGCGACCACCATGAGCCGCGAGGACCTGCCGCTGCACCTGTGGGTGGATTTCCGCGTTAGCGAACTGGACGACGGCGCGTTCGCGCTGTTCACCACCGGGATGGAGGCGCTCGGTAGCCGTGAGTTGGAGGTCAACCGCTTCGTCGGCGAGCCGCACGTGCTCGCCGGCTACGCCTACAACATCGCGCACTACTTGCTCGAAAAGACGCCTCAGCTCAAGGAAGGAGAAGCGATCGGCCTGCCCGATGGCGCCCAGGCGTCCATCCGCTTCGAGCCTTCTCTGGTCGACGAGAGTCTAGAAGCCATTCGGCTCGACTTTGACGGTTAG